From Xiphophorus hellerii strain 12219 chromosome 6, Xiphophorus_hellerii-4.1, whole genome shotgun sequence, the proteins below share one genomic window:
- the LOC116721774 gene encoding properdin, translated as MMTNVDQRLIQTDFGSAEGQRGRTRTRTSFREKESEALILSRISRMKETFRFLVVLVPLLVSVKRSECVRCFGSFDLTTGKCSEDLGDVDEDDCCQNSQYGYEAEDGSCRSCGPPTWSPWTSWSFCNVLCGEGVRQKSRKCHGIGKAECENPQDTLQTDVCSGTCCNDKGWGLWNPWTPCSVTCGGTGTRTRQRVCSSPPECRSACIGPEEEKESCEASNKCPVHGSWSSWEAWSQCSGSCITDQNMPTKVRQRTCSNPAPSTDTVPPGNNCPGDALETQDCSELPNCPVDGNWGFWFPPAPCSVSCGEGLQLSFRRCDNPSPKYGGKYCEGPSTRSSVCNRPCPFHGVWSGWSNWGDCSSSCIPPGGASLRTRHRSCSNPAPSLNPPGNACQGDNSQTEHCNHLPHCPVDGNWGPWSAFTPCPVTCGVALQVSERRCNNPAPNHGGRPCPGNDKQTKLCSTQVHCPVDGVWAEWSAWGACTYAFGGRDIRCMTTGGKQTRSRTCLHRAHNGSICTDGKLTDTQVCYNVDKCYLKGSWDGWEPWSLCKPACGVSSKRRRFRICKPDYSEYNPTIGRQREPAHFHGKPNADCGALPDGEKKYEIEDCLNVPSCT; from the exons ATGATGACCAATGTTGATCAGAGGCTCATCCAAACAGATTTTGGGTCAGCAGAAGGTCAGCGGGggcggaccagaaccagaaccagtttcaGGGAAAAGGAAAGTGAAGCTTTAATTCTGTCCAGGATCTCCAGGATGAAGGAAACATTCAGGTTTCTGGTGGTTTTGGTTCCTCTGCTGGTTTCTGTGAAGCGCTCAG agtgTGTGCGGTGTTTTGGTTCTTTTGACCTGACCACAGGTAAGTGTAGTGAAGATTTGGGCGATGTGGATGAAGATGATTGCTGTCAGAACTCCCAATACGGCTACGAAGCAGAAGATGGATCATGTCGTTCCTGTGG CCCACCCACATGGTCTCCCTGGACGTCTTGGTCATTCTGCAATGTTCTGTGTGGAGAGGGCGTGAGACAGAAAAGCAGGAAGTGTCATGGCATTGGAAAAGCAGAGTGTGAGAACCCTCAGGACACACTGCAGACAGACGTGTGCAGCGGCACCTGCTGCAATG ATAAGGGCTGGGGCTTATGGAACCCCTGGACTCCATGCTCAGTCACCTGTGGAGGAACAGGAACCCGAACAAGGCAGAGAGTCTGCTCCAGTCCTCCTGAATGTCGCTCAGCATGCATTGGCCCTGAAGAAGAGAAAGAGTCCTGTGAGGCCAGCAACAAGTGTCCAG TCCATGGAAGTTGGTCCAGTTGGGAAGCTTGGTCACAGTGCTCTGGTTCCTGTATCACTGACCAAAACATGCCCACAAAGGTACGACAGCGTACCTGCTCCAACCCAGCCCCCTCTACTGACACGGTACCACCAGGCAACAACTGTCCTGGTGATGCTCTTGAGACGCAGGACTGCAGCGAACTCCCTAATTGTCCAG TGGATGGCAACTGGGGGTTCTGGTTTCCACCTGCTCCGTGCTCCGTCTCTTGTGGAGAGGGTCTGCAGCTGTCATTTAGGCGGTGTGACAACCCTAGCCCTAAATATGGTGGCAAATATTGCGAGGGGCCAAGCACTCGGAGCAGCGTCTGTAATAGACCCTGTCCTT TCCATGGAGTCTGGTCTGGTTGGTCAAACTGGGGCGACTGTTCATCTTCCTGTATCCCACCTGGCGGAGCTTCATTGAGGACTCGCCATCGATCTTGTTCTAACCCTGCCCCGTCGTTGAACCCACCTGGTAATGCATGCCAAGGTGACAACTCCCAAACTGAACATTGCAACCACCTACCTCATTGCCCAG TGGATGGCAACTGGGGTCCCTGGTCAGCCTTCACTCCATGCCCTGTTACATGTGGCGTGGCTCTTCAGGTCTCGGAGAGGAGATGCAACAACCCCGCTCCCAATCATGGTGGCCGCCCATGTCCTGGAAACGATAAGCAAACCAAACTGTGCTCAACACAAGTCCACTGCCCAG TGGACGGCGTGTGGGCCGAGTGGTCCGCCTGGGGTGCCTGTACGTATGCATTTGGAGGAAGAGATATCCGCTGCATGACAACAGGTGGCAAGCAGACTCGAAGCCGCACCTGCCTACATCGAGCTCACAACGGCTCCATCTGCACCGACGGAAAGTTGACAGACACTCAGGTCTGCTACAACGTCGATAAATGCTATC TGAAAGGATCCTGGGATGGCTGGGAGCCTTGGAGTTTATGTAAACCGGCCTGCGGAGTCTCGTCTAAACGTAGGAGGTTCCGAATCTGTAAACCCGACTACAGCGAGTACAA tcCAACTATTGGTCGTCAGCGGGAACCAGCACATTTCCATGGAAAGCCAAACGCCGACTGTGGTGCGCTTCCTGATGGAGAGAAGAAGTATGAAATTGAAGACTGCCTTAATGTCCCTTCCTGCACCTAA